The DNA sequence ggcagaatgctttatacacacctggacgagagtcagtCAGTCCCTTACCACTCCTGTCACTGGCCCATTTAGACCTGTCTTGgtctggaggagaagagaggatatcTAGCTATTGTAGAGCTGCCCAAACAGAAAGGTATAGGTCAACCGAAGCATAGTCTGGGTAACATCAACAGACGACCTGACCAttgacaaacaacaacacaaaggacAGATTAATTAAATGAGATGAAGACTCTAGTTCCACCCAGGGAACAAAGATGTGTTGGCCTAAACATCCAAGAGGTGTGAATGAATAATGCAAAGTGAATTTAAAGTGGGCAACTGTCTGATATTCATTGCCCAGGGTATGCTGATGCTACAGTAACTGTACGCTCAGTATGCTGAAAGAACAGATCTGTAGTAGTTCACTTCCTTACCAACAGGGGGAAGTCAACAGAAGCACAAGCAGCAACCACCAGGTATCTCCATCTTTTGTGTATAAAAATAAATTGAGCCATAAATCAATGAATGACACTGCACACGTAGAAACGCAACTGATCTCCATATTACATTGACACATATGTGAGATTCATCATGCAATATTTACCGTGACCTTGTATTTCCCATAAAAGCAGACGAAGAAGATTGAATGAAATATTTGTTTTGCGGTATATGTAATGTTCTGTGCAGAAGACGTTGAGCTATGAGTGAGTGAGCCGGAGTGGTAATAACACGGGCTCATCTATTAACATCTCTTGTTGCCTCAAAAGAGCATTGTCTTTTATTTATAACCTGAAAACTGTCAGATTAAAAGAGGATAAACACTGAATGGTGAGGAAAATGGTGGTTGTCTGTCAAAGCAAACAGACAATACATACAACATGGTTGGGCATCTTGCACATTAAAGTTAGTCATATCACTTCAATATCATTTTAAACTatattccaaaatgtgattgattgGGACAGTGTCTCCATATCATCATCACAATCATCATCACTTTTTAGCCCATGACCCCTGCAACTGAGAATGAACTCCAATTAGCACACTATCAAATTGTTCAATTACATGTGTATAATTTTGTCTGCAACAAATGACAAAACAGTGAGGTTCTGTGATGAAAGGGAGATGGGGGAATGAAAACAATTATTTACATTTAATGTGTCATATTTCTAATGCCATTTCATAGGCCACGTCACAATTCACGTCTTCAATGTCTATATAGATCATGCTCGGTCACGGAAGATGTTTCACGGTCTGTTTAGAGAGGAACATGAAGCGAGGGAGACGATGCTTCGGAGGCAACAGAAGCAGAAAGCGCACCCGCCCAGCACCGCAACAGCTACAGGAGACGCCTTTGGAGGTTGAGGCAGGGTCAGAGGGTAAAGGCTGTATACCCAGCATCCTCGATGTTAGAGTACACAGCCATCTTGGATCTGCGAGGAGAAGAGAAATTAATGCGGTGAGTTTTTTTTTTCCCCTCTAAAAAATATCCACGATGCTCCACCAGGGAAGCGTTGCATGTCAAACCGGTATTATTTTGGCACCCAGCGACCCCGGTTTGGGGGAAATTGGGCCAGTGGTCGAGGTGTAATCCGACATTTGGCGTTATCGTGTTTGGTTTTTGTCTGTACAAATCGAGAGCGACAGAGAACCAAGACATTTACAGGCCCAGTCCGCACAGCAGCCCTCCCCCTCTGCTGTAGTCAAATAGTTACCCCAAGGTTTGAACATTGAGTCCTACTGATGTCTTACAAGCCAGCTGATTTATCCCGTTTTTATGGAGGGCATTTCATTACAGGTGCAGATGGCTAAGTCACAGTTTTTCAATGAGCTATTCAAGTCAAAGCAACTAGCGCGTATTTTGgttagcttgttagcctgctaTGTTTTCTCTGCTTAGCGAGCAGCTAACCTTTACAATGTTCAAACATCCACAAATATCTGGCCTATACATGTAGTTATTGTCGCTTATCCTGATGTTTTGGTTGTGTTCAGTTAACGGTACCTCGTAATGATTTTTTTTATGTCTAATTTAGTTCCAGTGTTTCTAGTTAGCCGACTTTTGCTAATCCATATAATTTAACAACCGAAGTGTTTATTCATCCAACTTTATCTAACCAGTGAATTAACTACTTCTTCCTAGTTGTCCAGTTCGAGGAGAATGTAAATCAAACTCATCGTGGTCCATTGAATGTTTGCCAGTTACACCTGACTAGTTGCATGAGTTGATAGTAGCCTGCTGGTACTTTGACAACACAGTAGCTATTTAAGGCTACTCAACACACACAATACCTACACGATAATATCATGATTTCCCCCATCCCGTCAGTTCATCTCTACAATCTGAGTACAAAACATTAGCCTGTGCTGTTCTTGGTCTGGAGAGAGATGACTTTTCAGGAGTAGCTACATCCTGTGGTATTACATGACCGTGTAGCTAAAGGACAAAGACTCATGACTCTCTGTTACAAGATCTACCAGCTATTTATCTGCATTGACACTCAGGGAAAGGTCTTGTTTTGGTTGCAGGTGGTGATTTGGAGGTCTTGACTGAAATTAAATAGCTATTGGGAAGAATATACCTACTCTAAATTAGCAAACTTTTCTTCAGCCCAACTCTGTGTTTTTGTCCAGGATGTCCAGCTGTGGATTTAATGCATTTAGGCCCCATTCTGTTTTCATATTCCAATGAACACTGTTTATGAATTTGGGTTGTTTGAGTCAGTCTGAATCTGTAATTTAGCAAACTGAAGACTGACAGCAATCAGAATGGTGATTGATGTGAAGTTGACACGGCCCCTGACCTCCGGTGACGCTGTCTGATCTCCTCAGTGTTATCGGTAATGacaaaataataaatgtttttagaTAAGGGTCGAATTAAATTATTCATGCCTAAAAGGATTCAACAATATTTTTGGGGGCTTTTGTTTCTGTGATGAACTACTGCTTCCATCATTGCCCCTTTGGAAGATCGTCTTTTATGACAGGAATGCGTTTAAAAAATAActagtctttttttttttcttccctcgTTAATCAATTCAACCTTCTCTAAATGAGGCTGTTTGTTCTGCTTGGCCTGTCCGCTTACTGTTTATTTTGATTGGCGTGAGGAGTGTGGCTTAATCTCTTTTAATCCACAACATTTGTTGTGACCCACTGCTGGGAATAGCCTACATTTTTAACAGTGCACGAACAGTCCCCAACATTTGTCATTAGTGTAGTCCCAGATTGGCTGCTGTTGAgtgcacacagcacagagagaggctCAAGCATATCTGATTGTGGTGGGTGAGATGCAAGCAAAGAAGGCAAGAAAGCTTCTTGTCTGCAAGCtgctgccctgtgtgtgtgtgtctgtgtgtgtctgtgtgtgtgtgtctgtgtgtctgtgtgtctgtgtgtctgtgtgtctgtgtgtgtgtgtgtgtgtctgtgtctgtgtgtctgtgtgtgtgccctggTTTCCCTGGCTGTGCAGTGGCACAAAGGCTGTTGGAGCAGAGGGGTCAGCAGCCACATACTGTTGTGTTTTCTGTCTTCAGCAACTCTAGTTCAGATGGAGTTGGATCCTACATGTGTTTCTATTAAAACTCAAGCTAGTCCACAGCCCTTGTCGTCATTTCTACTGCCAAAGAACATGCAGTACCGAGGAGAGATCCAATGGGTCTTCAGGTGTCCACATTCAAGGCAAATGTAAGGATACTGTAAACAGACAAAGCTGCACATCTGATGTGGAAGCCCGACAGATGTTATAGATGTCCGACAGATGTTATATTCTGTAAGTATAAAAGCCCCTAAACTGGTAGCCAAGGTCTCTGGGTTTGTGATAGAGCCTCAGCCTCGCATCATACCTGGCTCAGTAGTTCAAAACAGTTGCTGAACTACATCAATGTGAACTGCTTCTGAGGAGTTAAACCAAAGAGCTGTGCAGGCAGGCAGCAACCACAGAGCAGGTGAGCCAGGCGTTTGATCTGCCCTAACAGACAGACGGTGGGATTGGGATCTCTTTAGTGAATCAGTGATGTGTTTTAAGAAACATATTGGCCAAAATCCCCTCAGGAAACTCTGGAAGTAGGATAACCTGTGTTTGGTGGCGGGGCTGCTGTGGGGGTGGAGGGGCTGCTGTGGGGTGGGTGGAGGTGCTGCTGCGGGGTGGGTGGGGTGCTGCTGCGGGGTGGGTGGAGGTGCTGCTGCGGGGTGGGTGGAGGTGCTGCTGCGGGGTGGGGGGGTGCTGCGGGGTGGGGGGCTGGAGGTGCTGCTGCGGGGTGGGTGGGGGGctggaggtgctgctgtggggtgggtggggggtggaggtgctgctgtggggtgggtggggtggaggtgctgctgtggggtggtggggggtggaggtgctgctggAGGGGTGGTTGGGGGTGGATGTGCTGCTGTGGGGtgggtggaggtgctgctgtggggtggtggggggggtggaggtgctgctgtggggTGGTTGGGGggggtggaggtgctgctgtggggGGGGTGGAGGTGCTGCTGCTGTGGTTGGGGGTGGGAGGTGCTgctgtggaggggtggaggtgtggaggtgctgctgtggggttgtggagtgtggaggtgctgctgtggggTGGTTGGGGGAGGTGCTGCTGTGGGGTgggtggaggtgtggaggtgctgctgtggggtggaggtgctgctgtggggtgggtggggggtggaggtgctgctgtggggtgggtggggtggtggaggtgctgctgtggggtgggtgggggagtggaggtgctgctgtggggtgggtggaggtgctgctgtggggtgggtgggggagtggaggtgctgctgtgggggtgggtggaggtgctgctgtggggtgggtggaggtgctgctgtggggtgggtggggagtggaggtgctgctgtggggtgggtgggggtgctgctgtggggtgggtgggggagtggaggtgctgctgtggggtgggtgctggtgctgctgtggggtgggtgggggagtggaggtgctgctgtggggtgggtggaggtgctgctgtggggtgggtggaggtgctgctgtggggtgggtggaggtgctgctgtggggTGGGTGGGGAGTGGAggtttccaaagctgtcaatgcaAAGgttggcttctttgaagaatctcaaacagatatattttgttttgtttaacactgaTGCCAGCGGAGCGCTACCTGTCCGACtgcatagtgccagctgtaaagtttggtggaggaggaataatgatctggggctgtttttcatgtttcgggccccttagttccagtgaaaggaaatcttaacactacagcatacaatgacattctagacgattctgtgcttccaactttgtggcaacagtttgggaaggctggtggtggctgttatagcagcaatgttccaacatctagtggaaagccttcccagaagagtggtggcTGTTTTAGCAGCGatgggaatgagatgttcgacttgCAGGTGTCCACACGCTCTTGTTCATGTGTACCTTCATGCACCTCTTGGGGCTGGATGTAAAACCAAATATATATTACCAGAAAATATTAAGTCTCAGGACTCCTAATCAACACCAACCAGGAAGGAGCACTACACCTCTGTGCAGAGCCATAAACAAGGGCTGTACAGTGCACTACCATTGTTAGTGTGTCAATCAACTGGCGGCGGGTGTCTTGAGCTGCCTCCCTGGCAGGAGCTGTGCTTCAGTGAACCCTGACCGAAGGAACGGACTCCTGTCACACAGCCAAATGGGGCAATTTAACCAGACCCTGTATATAGGTGTCATAGTCATCAGTGTCAATGAGACACAGGACAGAGCGGGGCACGCcgggacagagcaggacaggacacgccgggacagagcaggacaggacacGCCAGGACAGAGCAGGGCAGGACACGCCAGGACAGAGCAGGGCAGGACACGTGAGGACGGGGCGGGGCACGTGAGGACGGGGCGGGGCACGTGAGGACGGGGCGGGCACGTGAGGATGGGGCGGGGCACGTGAGGATGGGGCGGGGCACGTGAGGACGGGGCGGGGCACGTGAGGACGGGGCGGGGCACGTGagggcaggtcaggacagagtgGGGCAGGGCATgtgaggacaggacagagcaggacaggacagagcagggcacgtgagggcaggacaggacagagcagggCACGTgagggcaggacagagcagggcaCGACAGGACAAAGCAGGGCAAGTGAGAGCAGGGCACGTGagggcaggacagagcagagcagggcacgTGAGGGCacggcagagcagagcagagcaggacagggcaGCGcacggcaggacagagcaggacaggacagcgcacggcaggacagagcagggcaGCCTAAAGGAAGGtgtcctctatactagtgtggagtagatagagggacagagaagacactctggtgtaaagtagtctTCAGGTTGTGCTCGAGGATTCAAACCAgagacctttctgttactggcccaacgctcttaaccgctgggctacctgcctccccgtGACGAGCACCCGTTATGGTGTCACCCAGAATCACCTTGGTTTTCTGCTTGGTGTTCTTTTTGCTGTGGAAGATCAGGCATTGTTTTGTCACGGTGCTGGTACTCGTTACAACCCTACTAGAATGAGATGCTATTTCTTTGGTGTAGTGGCCTATGCATTGCTTTGTTCTTCTATCTCTTGACAATAGATATGTCCACACTACTGCCTTCCTGTCTTAACTACTCTCTCTAAAACCCTCTGTCCACActactgtcttccctgtctttaCTACTCTCTAAAACCCTCTGACCACACTACTCTTCCCTGTCTTTACTACTCCTAAACCCCTCTGACacactgtcttccctgtctttaCTACTCTCTAAAACCCCCTCTGACCACActactgtcttccctgtctttaCTACTCTCTAAAAACCCTCTGACCACACTACTGTCTTCCTGTCTAACTACTCTCTCTAAAACCCCTCTGACCACActactgtcttccctgtcttaactactctctaaaacccctctgacccacactgtcttccctgtcttaacTGTCTCTAAAACCCCTCTGACCACACTACTCTTCCCTGTCTTTACTACTCTCTCTAAAACCCCTCTGACCACActactgtcttccctgtctttactctctctaaaacccctctgaccacactactgtcttccctgtcttaactactctctctaaaacccctctgaccacactactgtcttccctgtcttaactactctctctaaaacccctctgaccacactactgtcttccctgtcttaactactctctctaaaacccctctgaccacactactgtcttccctgtcttaactactctctctaaaaccctctgaccacactactgtcttccctgtcttaactactctctctaaaaccctctgaccacactactgtcttccctgtcttaacTACCTCTAAAACCCCTCTACTACTGTCTTCCCTGTCTACTACTCTCTCTAAAACCCCTCTGACCACActactgtcttccctgtcttaactactctctctaaaaccctctgaccacactactgtcttccctgtcttaaactctctctaaaacccctctgaccacactactgtcttccctgtcttaactactctctctaaaacccctctgaccacactactgtcttccctgtcttaactactctctctaaaaccctctgaccacactactgtcttccctgtcttaactactctctctaaaacccctctgaccacactactgtcttccctgtcttaactactctctctaaaacccctctgaccacactactgtcttccctgtctttaACTAGTCTCTCTAAAACCCCTCTGGAAGTCTCTGAGGACTTGATGAATACTCCCATGGTGGTTTATCTGTTGCCAGAAGGCAGCTTGCTCAGAGGACTCCTTGTTAGTCTGGCCAGCCTTGTTACAGAGGAGGGATATCTGACCACGTCGTCTGGAGACTGAATAACTCATTTGTTATTAATGAATGGGTTTCACGTGATGTGTTGCACTATCCTCTAGTTCAGGGGTCGTTAACTTCCTATCTGGGAGGGCCTGGGACTTGATCTAGCCTGTTTTCATTTGTAGAGCAGTTCAGGCAGGTCAGACAtattctgtgtcccaaatgactccctatagagtgcactagtTTCTTTACCGGAGTCATGGTCTTGGTCTAAACTAGTTGGCTAGGGGATGTTCCCAGGAAGACAGGCAGAGGTAAGGTGACTGCTCAGTgctctgtcctccccagttacATGGCCCTGATCTAGTCTCTGTTCATTCTCTCTGGGATGGGACTACTTCTGATTCCTGTTACAGCTGTTACTTacacctctcctctgctctgctgggCCCCTGTGGTCCCCTGTCACAGACCCAAATTCTAAAATCTGTCCACAAACAACCATAACAACACAGCCATGAATGTGGCACCTCTGAGCTCTGTCAGTTACagcaccaaatactgactgtccTTGACTATAACAATATTAGTTATGTTTAGGTACCAGGCTACTTGTTGTTGAGCTTGTGTACAGTAGGTTAATTTCCATATTGGGTACCAGGGTCCTTGTTGAGCCTGTGTACAGTAGGTTCATTTCCATATTGGGTACCGGGGTACTTGTTGAGCCTGTGTACAGTAGGTTCATTTCCATATTGGGTACCGGGGTCCTTGTTGAGCCTGTGTACAGTAGGTTCATTTCCATATTGGGTACCGGGGTCCTTGTTGAGCCTGTGTACAGTAGGTTCATTTCCATATTGGGTACCGGGGTCCTTGTTGAGCCTGTGTACAGTAGGTTCATTTCCATATTGGGTACCGGGGTCCTTGTTGAGCCTGTGTACAGTAGGTTCATTTCCATATTGGGTACCGGGGTCCTTGTTGAGCCTGTGTACAGTAGGTTCATTTCCATATTGGGTACCGGGGTCCTTGTTGAGCCTGTGTACAGTAGGTTCATTTCCATATTGGGTACCGGGGTCCTTGTTGAGCCTGTGTACAGTCCTTACAATCCAGTTGGCTGCACTGTTGAAGTGACCACGTTctactttctctcactctcatctccctctcttggtgtctccctctgtctcggtctccctctgtctcggtctgtctcggtctccctctgtctctgtgtgtttgtgtaatcgGTAGTTCCCCAGAGAAGGACAGAGTGGGTCAGATTTCCTCTCCTATAACCAGTGTGTCTGTCTTCATCCTAACAACCCTTATGTTATGACCATGTCATTCTGTAGGCTGAATGTGTTCAGTCTCTTTGGTCCTTTTTGTTTTTAACACTCGACTGTTGTTCTGCAACCAGCTTGAATGGAAATGGTGACAGACTGGTTTGTCATAGGTAGGGCCAGTCTATCTATAGGGATACGTGTTGTTGGACAGACCCAGGAGAGGCTGGAGTTCCAGTATTGCACATTCACACTGCTGGGGGTCTGTGCTGTTTGGGAAACGAATAGTCTGACTGAAGAGCACACCTGGTATGAGTTCTGCCCGTGGCTGTCTGTCTTTGGATCCAGTGGAGCAGTGCGCTGCCTgggtacagcagtatgtaccatgGGTAACAGCACAGATGGCCTGTACTTCATGCTACTGTGGGCACATAGGCCGCCTCATTTCCCCCCGTCTTGACGAGGAGCCGCCTCATTTCCCCCCGGCTCGACGAGGAGCCGCCTCATTTCCCCCCGGCTCGACGGGGAGCCGCCTCATTTCCCCCCGTCTCGACGGGGAGCCGCCTCATTTCCCCGTCTCGACGGGGAGCCGCCTCATTTCCCCCGGCTCGACGGGGAGCCGCCTCATTTCCCCCGGCTCGACGGGGAGCCGCCTCATTTCCCCCGGCTCGACGGGGAGCCGCCTCATTTCCCCGGCTCGACGGGGAGCCGCCTCATTTCCCCGACGGGAGCCGCCTCATTCCCCCGACGGGAGCCGCCTCATTTCCGGGGAGCCGCCTCACGGGGAGCCGCCTCATTTCCCCGACGGGAGCCGCCTCATTTCCCCGACGGGGAGCCGCCTCATTTCCCCGACGGGGAGCCGCCTCATTTCCCCGGACGGGGAGCCGCTCCATTTCCCCGACGGGGAGCTCCTCCATTTCCCCCCGTCTCGACGGGGAGCCGCCTCATTTCCCCCGTCTCGACGATTTTAATTTATTTCTGTCCAGATCAAAATGTACCAAGGAGATGATGTCATTTAACATGATGTAACTAGGCTGGCTACTGCGTTGTTTTCTCTCTTATTTGTGACTAATCCTTCTGTTGTGATCTCGTATCCATCTGAGGCATAACAGAGGAACAGGTTGGGCTAAGCCCATTTTAGTCAGGGAAAACACATGAGAAATGGGTCACATTTAGTATTCAATGCAGTACAGATACTGATTGGCTAGCTTCTCACAGAACCTCTTTATTCTGCTTCCTTAGTTGATACGCCGACTGTGTCccaaaatgcaccctattccgacgtagtgcactacttttaacctgaGCCcacaggccctggtctaaagtagtgcattatacagggtgcaggttgccatttgggattgcTAAGTAGACTTACTGTGGCTGGGTTTGGACAGGATGCTACACAGTTCGGTCGATCTTGTCAAGAAGTAACGGTGCCCTTCCAAGGCCTTGCAGAATTTGGGACGTGATAAACTACGTCAATGTTGCCGGAAGCAGAGAGTAGCTCTTATCTGGTCAGCCTGTTAATGAGTGACACTGACATGTCAGTCCTCTCTTAATGTGATCAAGGTCAGATATCCCTTAGTGCATGTATCCTCCACTACGTTGACTTTATATTACAAACCAACTCTGTTTTGATCATTTACTAAGAGATGGTTTAGTCTAACTAGTCACTCAGATAGTGAGCTTAAATAATCTAACCTTCAGGGCATTAATTGTTTATCACAAAAACATGACATTTTAGGTTTTGTAAAACAGCTGGTCTATAGGTTAcctctactactagactacagtcaggtggtctatacctcctctactactagactacattcaggtggtctatacctcctctactactagactacagtcaggtggtctatacctcctctactactagactacattcaggtggtctatacctcctctactactagactacagtcaggtggtctatacctcctctactaCTAGACTATAGTCAGGtggtctatacctcctctactaCTAGACTATAGTCAGGtggtctatacctcctctactactagactacagtcaggtggtctatacctcctctactactagactacagtcaggtggtctatacctcctctactactagactacagtcaggtggtctatacctcctctactactagactacagtcaggtggtctatacctcctctactactagactacagtcaggtggtctatacctcctctactactagactacagtcaggTGGTCTTTACCTcctctactactagactacagtcaggtggtctatacctcctctactaCAGTCAGGAGGTGGTCTATACCTCTtctaccactagactacagtcagcTGGTCTATAcctctactactagactacagtcagcTGGTCTATAGGCCACCtctaccactagactacagtcaggtggtctatacctcctctaccactagactacagtcaggaggtggtctatacctcctctactactagactacagtcaggaggtggtctatacctcctctaccactagactacagtcaggtggtctatacctcctctactactagactacagtcaggtggtctatacctcctctactactagactacagtcaggaggtctatacctcctctaccactagactacagtcaggaggtctatacctcctctactactagactacagtcaggaggtctatacctcctctaccactagaCTACAGCCAGGaggtctatacctcctctaccactagactacagtcaggAGGAGGTCTATACCtctaccactagactacagtcaggAGGTGGTCTATACCtctaccactagactacagtcaggAGGTGGTCTATACCtctaccactagactacagtcaggtggtctatacctctactactagactacagtcaggTGGTCTATAGGTCACCTCACTGTCTCCCATTGACACATCACATATGCACCTCTTCTAGACTGCAGACACTTTATGAACTGATGTTGTTGCTTTCCAGAGCTGCACATGAAAAACCACCACTTAACCTACATCTGCTGGCTCGGTGTGTCTAACTGTGTTGGCTGGCCTCTAACAGAATTAAGAGCTTATAGCTGTACTACTAGTCTGAGTGTTGTAGTCTGACTCTGTTTATTAATCCCTGTATCCCCTCTGTCAAGCTGTGCCATTGATACCCACTAGACTAGAGCCTCAAGTAGCCAGATGggtaggagaggaaaggagatccAAAATGGAGGCCCAGTGGAGAGGTTTTGGCCCTGCCTGGAGTGGAGGTAATGGGACTGTGCCGCTGATGCCCACTAGATTAGAGCCTGCAGCCACCAGCTGGATAGGGGACTGGTGAGAATTTAGATCCAAAATGGCGTCCCAGTGGGAAGGTGTGGGCCCTGCCTGGAGTGGAGGTAATGGACTCGAGTGCTGCACCTGGCTCCAGAGCTGTTAGGTGGGCGCTGGGGCACGGCGGTTAAACTACTGCTGCTGAGTAGGAGGGAGGAAACCTAGCTGTTTGAATGGGTTTGCAGAACATCACAATGCCACTATGCCAGCTCTATAACTCTGGCTgcagcacaggaggctgctgaggggaggatggctcataataacgtCTGGAATACAGTGAATGGAACGGCGTCAGACACATGCATTCCATGAGCTCATGAGTTTCATACCTTTCCGTTTATTCTGTTCCAGccgttactatgagccgtcctccctaaTGAAGgcgccaccagcctcctgtgagcTGCATACTGGTGTTCtgaaagggatgaataagaagcAGGAAGTCGTGTTTCCCAGTGATCTAGCCCTGAAAGAGCAGGGTATGATGAGAGGAAGTCGTCATGTTTCCCAGTGATCTAGCCCTGAAAGAGCAGGGTATGATGATGAGAGGAAGTCATGTTTCCCAGTGATCTAGCCCTGAAAGAGCAGGGTATGATGAGAGCAGTCTCTCAC is a window from the Oncorhynchus tshawytscha isolate Ot180627B unplaced genomic scaffold, Otsh_v2.0 Un_contig_17040_pilon_pilon, whole genome shotgun sequence genome containing:
- the LOC121843765 gene encoding CCR4-NOT transcription complex subunit 2-like, translating into MKRGRRCFGGNRSRKRTRPAPQQLQETPLEVEAGSEGKGCIPSILDVRVHSHLGSARRREINAVTNSMFSATRKRFVEGVESDYPDDTVYYGQTSMFPHPSDKDVSDATSMLQPLTPYYEVTDS